Below is a window of Manis javanica isolate MJ-LG chromosome 2, MJ_LKY, whole genome shotgun sequence DNA.
atAATAACATTAAGTATTAAGATTATTGTTTTTAGATTTGTTTCCTTACAAAAGTCAATGATACAAGAGAGCAGGAACTGTATTACATTTCCTCTATATCCTGAGACAACACAAAACTGGCTCTGAAGAAGTCAATTGTTACTTATAATTTGAATATAACATAATGGGTGACTGAATTGTGCCattcatttttaatcatttacACAACCAGACTTGGTgtatctttttaaagaatgaacaAGTACAAGACTCTTTCTATAGTAAAAGTCAAGTTaacaaaaaaatccaataaaTTGATTAAGTATaaagaaactattttattatattaccACAATGTAAAGTTGTACATGatattaaatgaacaaaaataacttaaaacataaatagtgaaataaatatttaaatagataaataggCATCAGCATGGTCATCTGTAAGCCCTGCAGTAGTGCCAATGGAGTTGAACATCATGTTACTTAATAGTCttgaaaacatttgacaaattgATTCGAGTTGTGTCATGAGTAAATCACAATTGAGCGTCTTTGTCAGGGCAGAACGTGGCAAAGTGGGGTATTATTAGTGAGAACCATTTCCATGTTGAGCCAGTTACTCCTCAATCTTTCTTGCAAGTTCCTTGATCAAGGGAAGGATCTCATGATTTCTGCTCTGACAACCTCCCAGGCACAAGGGCTGTATTTCTTCTCTTGCAGGTAGAGAGTGATTCTTTCGAAGTATCTCCTCACAGCCAGGATGGAGTCGTCCTCATCGGTCCGCGGAGCCTCTTCCGCCCCCACCTCGGGCATCACACAGGCTCTCAGGTCACTCAGCTGCTGATAAAGTCCATTGCAGAATTTGTGTAGGAGGGTCTTATCCCAGGCAGCAGAGGCGCTCTCCGTGCTGAAGAGGCGGAAGGTCTGCTGGATCATCTCGTGGACCACAGAGATGGCTTGAGCCTTCTGCAGCTGGTTGCCATCAAACACCTCCTGGGGGAATCCGAAGTCCTTTCTGTCCCGCAGGCAGGACAAAAGGGAGATTCTCCTCATCTGTTCCAGGAGCGCCAAGGCCCTCCTGTCACCCAGGCTGTGGGTCTCAGGCAGGTCACACGCCAGGGAGCAGATGGAGTTGCAGCTGAGCACCAGCAGGGCCAGCGGGAAGGGAAAGGGCAGGGCCATGGGGATCTTGCAGATGCTGCTGGCCTGGCTGAGGGGGCGACTGTGAGCTGGGCTCTAGGTTCTCTGCGGACCTTCCTTCGTGTGTGTCTTAAATAGGGAACATGCTAAGTTTTCAATTTCTGTATGTGTCCCTTGCTTTCTacttctgtttttgctttcctttatgtACTTTCTACATGCAGTGTGTCCCAaccatattttttcattattgccCCCTGCCTCGAGAGTCTTTTTAGATGTTTTCCTAATTGAACCCCTGAGAAAActtaatacacatatatactgtgtgtgtgtgtgtgtgtgtgtgtgtgtgtgtgtgtatgtgtgtgtgtgtttaggtacTGTATTTATACCTGTGCTTTATACATAAAGAAGACAATGTAAAGTTACTCTCTTTATTTGATAGGGTTAAGAATGACTAAAATCTTAAGctaaaacttaaattttaaagtttttgacACTCATACCTAAATTTGATGACCGCTTTATAATATCTACTTATTTAAATTTTAGcacataaatttacatatataaattttaaatttctaaaaatacatagCAATAATTTCAATGTAATGAAGTacttaaaagaattaaaactgCTAAAGGCaattgaaaacattattttaacaCTTATTTTTAGTGGACTGAATTTTAGTTTGCCTCAGATGAGAGAGGAATTTTTAACTTCACTAGCTGCTAGATATTCACCAAGATAACagtcaacattttttttctgcttagcaTTAGACATAATTACTGATGTGATGCATAATTTCAGTGGaattaaatcataaaatataatcTATTTGTGTTTTATTCCCAAAGCCCACATCGCACTGAGGCTCAAACATAAGCAGCATCCACAAGACAACCAATGGCAGCTGTAAGAATGCAGAAGTGACCTCTCACAGCAAGACTCTGAGATCCAGGAAACCGTGGAGAGGCAGTCTTCCAATCATTAGGTGTGTAGCACTGGTCCTGCATCCATTTTGTGTCTATCTTCTATGAATTTAATGTCAGTGTTTCTTGTGTGATACACCAGAAAACCCAATGAGAGAAAATTAATACTAAGGAATAAGGTTTTGTTAGACAAGGATTGAGCACCTCAAACCATTGTAACAGTTAAGACGTGTTCACAACATTAAGAACTAATTTTCACACCCTTGGAAGCAATTGTAGCAAATGTTCAATGTGGTGGGGAATGTTGATAATAGGGATAATTGCATGTATAGAAGCTGGGCATATATGGGAAGTCTCTTTACCTTCTGCTCAACGTTGTTGTAAATCTAactgctctttttaaaaagtatatttttaaaaaacatatagaaGCTAAGGAAATGGGTTTCTTACACTATTAGAGTCAGTTCTTTCCAAGGAAGAGCCCTTTTTTTTAGCTCTGGAGGAAAATCTTCTGTTAGGCGACAGACCTGCTGGAGAAGCCAGGTCTCCATCCACACTTGGTCCTTGTCTTTGTCCATCTTGGCCAGTAGGTGGCACTTCTcctttattactattttaatagtCCACAGAGCAAAATGGATCCTGCTTCCTATTCTCTTTTAGATACAGCTATTGTTACATCATTGCAACAGGGACATTCTTTCGTTTCCATAAATATTCacagggaaggggaaaaaaggcCTCTCCTATGAGAGTTTTTCAAAACCTAGAACTTTCACTCAACTTCTGCTTTCGAGTAGTGGCTTTGTACTCTAAAGGGGAAACTGACAGCCAGAAACTataatggaaaaggaaacagctGTATGAATGGGCAGTTACAGGTTAATGAGGAAAGCACGCTGGTGATTTCTGCAGTGGGCAAGAAGAAAATAACTGTGGGATGGGAGTGAGAGAAAGGGATTCAGGCAACAGGGAGGAAGCGGGAAATGTACCAGGTATCAGAATCAGAAAATGAAtgtcatgtgtatgtgtgtatatttaagaTGTTGTATACTATAATACATACTATCATACATTATATACTACATATtactaaaatatgtttatttttttcaacttcaGTTTAGGAAACTAATCTCTGCATCAGATAATTTGCAAGCCTTCAATTTCTAATTGAATATAAAAGTCAGACTACTTTTCCTTGATATCAAGTGTGTATAATTTTGAGTCTTCAGGACACTTTCTAGATATGTTTTTTAGACTGTCAGCATTTTTCTCTCAGTTATGCAGAGGGACAGGAGTGTTCACTATTCTTCTATAGGTCCATAAAAATAGTTACCATCTGTTTAGTCCTCAATGGAGTATATACTCTGCCAAGTCCTTTTAAATGTTCTAGTTTGTTTAATACTCACAACAATTCTAGGAATATTTCTAACCTTACTTGACATTTGGGAAAATTGAGgtgcagagaagttaagtgaattACTCAGGATCAAACATCTACATCCTGGCAGAATCTGCATACaatgcatatcaatgataccacattattaataattatttaagcTTCATCTTCTGAAGTTCTTATACATCTTAATCCCAGAATTACCAACTTTTTTGCTCTTTGTCTTCTATTGatgattttatgtcttttattggTTTTCACCTAATTGTGTTCTTTACTTTAAACACTGGGAAAGAGAAATtttctgattcagtttcatttttttcatcttatgAATGCAGTATCCCTGGCTATTATATTCATTGCAAATTGAGTATTTATCAAGCCCTAAGAGCTTTTGATTCTTCTGAAATCATTGCCCTACAgtagataaaatattaatttagtcATATAAAAAGGAAGTAACAGAGAAGTCTTGGCGTGTCAATCTCTACACAAAAATAAGATGTGTTTTATAATAACAGAAATGCAATGTAACAAGGAGAAAATTAGGTAACCAGATTACGAAAACACTTAATTCTTAAAAGTGTATTGTCAGGAACAGATTTAGGATAAAAGATGTATCTGATGTCCCAATGGTGGTATTAACTTTCAATAAAATGATTCTACTATGATTACCTGGGAAATGAAGCAGAAACCAGTGTAAGCTCTCATATCACATGatagatgaaaataaaatcctGAAAGAATAACAACTAATATAGATTAGATTTTGGAAAGGGTTAGTACAGTACAGGTTTCAGTCTTGATGTATTAAGACAGCTTGAACATGTCCTATTACCATAAACAACTAAAAACAGGTTGTGATGCTGAGACAAAACATCTCCTTGAGCTCAACAATTAATATGACTTTCTTCCTGGAGGTATagtgaaggaaagaaatggaagacataaataaaaccaatatgaacttctagagatgaaaaatataataacggAAATGAAAGTTCAAGTATGGCTGTAAAGATCAGTAACCTTAGAGGCACATCAGCAGACTCTAAGAGGTGGCGTGGAATGGAATGTCTCGCAGATCCTTGAAGTGCCAAAGGAGAGGAGTGAGAAGCGTCAACCAAGATATTTGAAGACATAGTGGCAGCTGATTTTCCCAGTTAGGTTAAAACAATAAACCTATGGATACAAGAAGCTCAGTGAACCCCAAatagcatacacacacacaaaatcagaGTAAAGCACATCAGTATAAAATTGCTACGAACAAGTGATAAAACCATTAAGGTAGTGATATGCCAAAAGCAGATGATATACAAAGAAAGATAGAATACTTTTGAACATCTCATCAGAAATTGCACAAACTAAGTGTTAATTAAATGGCATGTTTAAAAactgaggggaaaaaattaaCCTGGAATTTTGTATCCAACAGCTATATTCTTCAAATTATAGGCAAAATGCTTTTTCAGGGAAACAGAAGCTGAGTGCATCATCCTGATTAGATTTGTACTATAAGAATTGTGAAAAGACATTCTTcaagcaaaggagaaaataataccAGATGGAAACTTAGAGCTACATGAATAATAAAAACTACTGGACTGTTTAgcacaaaaacaataaaaatgtaccTAGCAGTTTAAAGCACGTGTAGTAATAATAGGTGTGACACAATCACCCAACATACATAGCCAAGGATGGGAGGGTGACAAATGAAGCATACTAGTTTAAGATTCTTACAATATATGGAAAGCTATACAAAAGGCAGTGATGATTTGAAACAGTGTATGGTAAAAcagttaaaatataaacaaaaaggaatagCTAATAAGCCAATAATGGAGATAAAACGGAATCTAAAAAATGACAACTCATCCAAGACAAAGTAGGAAATTAAGAAAGGGAACAAAGAGCCACAGGAACAAACAACAAAATAGCAACATGGAAACTTTCACATACACATATCCATAATTAGACTAAGTGCAGATGGTCTAAACTTTCCAgctaagaagagagacaaaaagaagcgtagacaaaaaataaataaaaacaaaaaccaccaataaacaaaaacaagacccatctttcTGCAATCTGTAAGAAacctactttaaatataaaaactatatatatatatactttatatataaaaaaatttttaagcaattattaaaattaaaagatggaaaaaattatACCACAGACACACTACTTATTAGAAAGCTGATGATGACTTTATTGATATTAGACATCTCAtacttgagaaaaagaaatattactgGGCATAAAGACAGAGCTATAATATCTATGAAATGATTGGTTTATTATAAAGATAATTCTAATTTATATGTATCCAGTAACAGAGAATCAAAATACATGGACAAAAACTAACAAGactgaaagaataaatacacAAATTCACAATTACAGCTGGAGATATCAGCATTCCCTTTCAGTAAATGATTGAATGAGCAGAATCAAAAtcaataaagatataaaataattgagaaaCAATAAAAGCCAGCTTAAACCAACTGACATTTTTACAACACTCTATCTAAAGCTCACATATATACTATTTTCAGGTATCTTTGGGACAGCCATGAATATAGATCACGTGCTATATATCATTAAAAGAACCGAAATAGtagaatatttttaatggaaaaaaattagagatCAATACCAGAAAGATATCTGAAAATTCCccatttagaaattaaataacactTTAAAATAACTCATGGGGTGACATAGAAATCCAAGggaaatacaaaaatactttCAATAATTTCAGTGAAGACTTAACTCCCATTAGAAGCTTTATTCAAGTAATCAGTAACCGTCCTGCGATAACTCAGTCAGCACCCTTCTGGGAAGCCCCCTGGCTCATCACTctctgtgtcacaatggaaatgTAGGGCAGTGAGATCAGCATATGATGCAAGAGACTAGTTTTCTTTGCTTTACTAGTTTCCGAGTCTTTAAAATGttatgtatttgttttactttaatatttttctgggcAAGTGTTGTCTTGCTGCTTCTGAATTATGTTTTATGTCATCTTGAGGTTACTACTAAAATAGGgaagtaaaaatggaaaagtaatgGGCCTGTACCATTATATTCCATAATTTTCAatgcatcattttttaatttctccattCAACTTTCTTAGAACACTGTCATTGCACATAGATGCActgaggcaaaaggaaaacaaatacaaatctaACTGTGatgaaaatgaaagaagcaaAGTGAAATTTTTCCCAGGTGGAAAAATAACAATGGGAGTTCTCCTCTCTGATCACCTTCCACCTATTCCAGTATGGTTTCTGCTTATTAAGTCCATCAAACCAGCTCTCACTAAGGTCAGTTCCACCTATTTCCCCATGTAGTGGATGGTTTCCATCCACAGAGCTGCTTTCTGAGACTCAACATAGTATCCATCAAAATAAAGATGAATTAtcattataattaaatatgtCATGATGTAAAATGAATAAGCTACTATGTCATGATGTAAAAGAAACTATTAAACATATTAACATCATTTGCCAATACATCAAATGCATGGATCTATCCAAGTAAAGTGTATTTCTAAATCTGAAAcactctgaagaaaaaaaattcatgttcttTTCCAATTCCTATGCTATTTCTCTACTGCGTGTTGAAAGGCAAACTTCTCAAAACTGTTTTCTATATATTAAGTCACTGAACGTCTCTTATTCACCCTTCCTGCTACTCTAATATGGTTTCAGATGATTTGTTCTACCAAACCAGCTCCCACCAAGTCACCAGGGCTCACTTCGCCCATGGAATGGACAGTTTCAATCCACACTTTGCAATGATGCAACTCTTCAAAGCAATTTTAGTTTCTTAAATAGGCTCTTATTGTAATTCTCTCTTATCCTGTTAACTTAGGGCCATACCACCTCTGTTTCCTTTGTGGCTCTTTCCGCCCTCTACCAGTCCAAGGTCCTAAGGAACCAATTTCAAGTCCTTTTCATATCCTACACTCTCTTCCCATGTGACCACTTCTGTTCTTAGACTTTCAGTTCATGGAATTGCTTATGAACTTCAGTTTCAAATACCCATTTTCTAAAGGTTATTTGCACTTGGATATCTACAAGTCAAATGTACAGGATAtctactgcttttgtttttatttcctgacaTGCCTTGCTCCAGTTTCCACTGAGAATATTCCATTTTTCCCCTTCTCATTATATCATTTAACGTAACTCATATTACTTAAGTGTAATTATTGTTTTTAGATTCGTTTCcctacagaaaaacaaagacacaagAAAGCAGGATTGGATTGGATACATTAACATCCCCTGAGGGTAACATACAACCTGACCTAGAGAAAGTCTATTTTTACTTACAACTAAAagaacataataatgaaaaaatgaattgtaCAATCCATTCTTATATCAGGTTACCATCAGACTTGGTGggttttctgaaaaaataataaacaaataccaGAGTTTGCATAGAACAAAtttaatgaacaaagaaaataataaaattgatttactATAAAGGATGTATTTTCTCTTAAGCACAATGTAAAggtacatataatataaaaatagataattattataaatagataaataaatatttaaataaatagatcAGCATGGTCATCTGTAAGCAACTACTAGCACCTACAGAGTTGAACACGTTACTTAACAGTCctgaaaacatttgacaaatggATTCGAATCATGTCatgattacagcagaaataagcGTCTTTGTCAGGGCAGAATGCAGCGAAGTGGGGTATTACTGGTCAGTGAGAACCATTTCCATGTTGAGCCAGGTCTCCTCCTCTACTCCTCAATCTTTCTTGCAAGTTGATCAAGGGAAGGATCTCATGATTTCTGCTCTGACAACCTCCCAGGCACAAGGGCTGTATTTCTTCTCTTGCAGGTAGAGAGTGATTCTTTCGAAGTATCTCCTCACAGCCAGGATGGAGTCGTCCTCATCGGTCCGCGGAGCCTCTTCCGCCCCCACCTCGGGCATCACACAGGCTCTCAGGTCACTCAGCTGCTGATAAAGTCCATTGCAGAATTTGTGTAGGAGGGTCTTATCCCAGGCAGC
It encodes the following:
- the LOC108388276 gene encoding interferon alpha-4-like translates to MALPFPFPLALLVLSCNSICSLACDLPETHSLGDRRALALLEQMRRISLLSCLRDRKDFGFPQEVFDGNQLQKAQAISVVHEMIQQTFRLFSTESASAAWDKTLLHKFCNGLYQQLSDLRACVMPEVGAEEAPRTDEDDSILAVRRYFERITLYLQEKKYSPCAWEVVRAEIMRSFP